TCGAGGGCACGATCCGCTTCGTCGACCTCGTGGAGGACGAGACGGTGTCCGAGGAGCTCGACGAGCTGACCGGCCTCCGTCAGCGCGTCGTCATCGAGGACCGCGAGAAGAAGCTCCACCCGCACGTCGAGATCTGGCAGGACTCGGGCGGCAAGGAGCGCCGCGTGCGCGACTTCGTCATCCCGGTGGGCGCCGTGCTCACGGTGGAGGACGGCGAGCACATCACGGCGGGCACCATCCTGGCGAAGGTGAACCGAGAGGCGTACAAGACCCGCGACATCACCGGTGGTCTGCCGCGCGTGGCCGAGCTGTTCGAGGCGCGCCGGCCGAAGGATCCGGCGACGATCACGGAGATCGACGGCGTCGTGCGGTTCGGCGAGATCAAGCGCGGCAAGCGCGAGATCTTCGTGCAGCCGGTGGAGTCCAACGGCTCCGTGATCGAGGGGGCCGAGCCGTCGCTGTACGAGGTCCCGTCGGGCAAGCACCTGCGCGTGCACGAGGGCGACCGCGTGCGCGCGGGCGATCGCCTCTCGGAGGGCCCGGTCAACCCGCACGACATCCTGCGCATCAAGGGCGCGCGGGCCGTGCAGGAGTACCTGCTGAACGAGGTGCAGGAGGTCTACCGCCTGCAGGGCGTGAAGATCAACGACAAGCACATCGGCGTGATCGTGAAGCAGATGCTCCAGAAGGTCCGGATCGTCGATCCGGGCGAGACGGAGCTGCTGGAGGCGGAGCACACCGACCGCGGCGTGTTCCGCGAGGTGAACGAGGCGGCGAAGGAGGCCGGGCAGACGCCGGCCACGTCGGAGCCGCTGCTGCTCGGCATCACGAAGGCGAGCCTCACGACGCAGTCGTTCGTCTCGGCGGCGTCGTTCCAGGAGACGACGCGCGTGCTGACCGATGCGGCGATCCGCGGGGCCAAGGACGACCTCCTGGGCCTGAAGGAGAACATCATCATCGGTCACCTCATCCCGGCCGGCACGGGCATGTACCGGTACAACGACATCGACGTCGAGAACGCGGCTTTCCCCGCGGAGCCGATCGTCGAGGCCGAGCCGGCGAGCCCGTCCAGCGCGAGCGCGGCATCGCTGCTCGCGTCGCTGGGCGTCGGTGGGCTGGGCGACGACCGCTGACCGTCGAGCTTTCAGGTCGGCACGTGAACGGGGCGGCCCTGGCGGGCCGCCCCGTTCACGTATCTTCGCTCCACAGACCGACTTGACCCTCGATCCCGAGGCCGCTACGTTCCTAGGTCTGAGGCGTTCCAGGCTGGAACGCCAGAGTCCGTTGTCGATCCATCGTTAATGCCGACAATCAATCAGCTGGTGCGCCGGAGCCGCGAGTCGCTGGCGCGCGTCAACAAGTCTCCCGCGCTGAAGGCGAATCCCTTCAAGCGCGGCGTGTGCACGCGCGTGTACACGACGACGCCGAAGAAGCCGAACTCGGCGCTCCGGAAGGTCGCCAAGGTGCGTCTCACGAACGGCTTCGAGGTCATCGCCTACATCCCGGGCGAGGGGCACAATCTGCAGGAGCACTCGATCGTGCTCGTGCGCGGCGGCCGCGTGAAGGACCTGCCGGGCGTCCGCTACCACATCGTGCGCGGCACGTTGGACGCCTCGGGCGTCAACGGCCGGAACCGCAGCCGTTCCAAGTACGGCGCCAAGCGGCCGAAGCCGGGTCAGGCTGCGGCGGGAGGTAAGAAGAAGTGAGCCGCCGAAAGACTGCCGTGAAGCGTCCGGTACTCGCCGACGCCCGGTACGACAGCCAGACCGTCAGCAAGTTCATCAACTCGCTGATGTACCAGGGGAAGAAGTCGACCGCCGAGCGCATCTTCTACGGCGCGATGGACCTCGTGGAGGCGCGGACGAGCCAGCCTGGCGTGAACGTGTTCAAGCAGGCGCTGGCGAACCTGAAGCCGGTCGTGGAAGTGAAGAGCCGCCGCGTCGGCGGCGCCACGTACCAGGTGCCGGTCGAAGTGCGTCCGGAGCGCCGCAACGCGCTCGCGATGCGCTGGCTGATCTCCTACTCGCGCGACCGCAACGAGAAGTCGATGGCGGAGAAGCTCGCGGGCGAGGTGATCGCGGCGTCGCGCGGCGAGGGGAACGCGGTGAAGAAGAAGGAAGACACGCACCGCATGGCCGAGGCGAACAAGGCCTTCGCGCACTACCGCTGGTAAGCTCGGCTCGACGCATCGCCGACGCGTGTCGGCGATGTGGATAGACGCGCTAAGTCGAACCGCCCCGTTGACTTCGGTCACGGGGCGGTTAGCTTTGGAAGGCTACGGGGCACCGGCGCGGTGTCGGCGTCCCGCAGGACGGATCAGGTGCCGTTCAGACAATCAGACGTCGAGGCGAGATACGCGCTGCCGCGCGGCCTCGACGCGCCATGGGTCCCGGTTCGCGCAGCAGTGGCGAGCACACCCGGCGAGGGCGGATGGATACCGGTCCCGAGCGAGGGGCGCCTGGTCCACCCGCGTTTTTGCTGAAAGGCACTCCTGCCGCTGACGAGATAACAGCATGCCACGGACGACTCCGCTCGAGCATTACCGGAACATCGGCATCATGGCGCACATCGATGCCGGTAAGACGACGACGACCGAGCGCATCCTCTACTATACCGGCAAGTCGCACAAGATCGGCGAGGTGCACGACGGCGCCGCGACGATGGACTGGATGGAGCAGGAGCAGGAGCGCGGCATCACGATCACGTCCGCCGCGACGACCTGCTTCTGGCGCCGGCACGGCCAGAGCCACGAGAAGGGCGAGGGGCCGGAGTACCGCATCAACATCATCGACACGCCGGGCCACGTCGACTTCACCGTCGAGGTGGAGCGCTCGCTGCGCGTGCTCGACGGCGCCGTCGCGCTGCTCGACTCCGTCGCCGGCGTGGAGCCGCAGACGGAGACGGTGTGGCGTCAGGCCGACCGCTACGGCGTGCCGCGGATGATCTTCGCGAACAAGATGGACCGCGTCGGCGCGAACTTCGACCGGTGTCTCGCGATGATCCGCGACCGCCTCTCGAAGCGCGCGTTCCCGCTCCAGCTCCCCGTGGGCTCGGGCGAGCTGTTCACGGGCCACATCGACGTCCTCGAGCGCAAGCAGTACATCTTCGACGACGCGACGATGGGCAAGACGTTCACGGTCGTGGACGTCCCCGCGGACATGAAGGACGCCGTCGAGCTGGCCCGCCACGAGGCGATCGAGGCCGCGGTCGAGCACGACGACGAGCTGATGGCGAAGTACCTCGAGGGCGAGGAGCTCTCGCTGGACGAGATCCGCCGCGCGATCCGCAAGGCGACGATCGCCATGGCGTTCGTGCCGGTGCTCTGCGGCGCCTCGTTCAAGAACAAGGGCGTGCAGGCGCTGCTCGACGCCGTGATCGACTACCTGCCGGCGCCGGTGGACGTGCCCGCGATCCAGGGGCACCTGCCGCACCACGACGAGACGTTCGACACGCGCGAGGTGAGCGACGAGGCGCCGTTCTCGGCGCTCGCGTTCAAGATCGCGACGGACCCGTTCGTCGGTAAGCTGACGTTCTTCCGCGTCTACTCGGGCGTGCTGAACTCGGGCTCCTACGTCTACAACTCGACGAAGGACAAGCGCGAGCGCGTCGGCCGTCTGCTGCAGATGCACGCGAACAAGCGCGAGGAGATCCCCGAGGTGCGCGCCGGCGACATCGCCGCCGCGATCGGTCTGAAGGACACGCGCACGGGCGACACGCTGTGCGACGACGACAAGCCGATCATCCTCGAGGCGATGAAGTTCCCGGCGCCCGTCATCGACGTGGCGATCGAGCCGAAGACGAAGGCCGACCAGGACAAGCTCGGCATCGCGCTGGCGAAGCTGGCCGAGGAGGATCCGACGTTCCGCGTGCACACGGATGCGGAGACGTCGCAGACGATCATCTCGGGCATGGGCGAGCTGCACCTGGAGATCATCGTCGACCGCATGATGCGCGAGTTCAAGGTCGACGCGAACGTGGGCCGTCCGCAGGTGGCCTACCGCGAGACGATAAAGCGCAAGGTCGAGAAGGTCGAGGGGAAGTTCATCCGGCAGTCGGGCGGTAAGGGTCAGTACGGCCACGTCGTGATCAACATGGAGCCGGCCGAGGCGGGCCAGGGCTTCGTGTTCGAGGACAAGATCGTCGGCGGCGTGGTGCCGCGTGAGTACATCGGCCCGGTGGAGCAGGGCATCAAGGAGGCGCTGGAGAACGGCGTCCTGGCCGGCTACCCCATGGTGGACGTGAAGGTGCAGCTGGTGTTCGGGTCGTACCACGACGTCGACTCCAGCGAGATGGCGTTCAAGATCGCCGGCTCGATGGCGTTCAAGGAGGCGGCCGCGAAGGCCAGCCCCGTGCTGCTCGAGCCGATGATGAACGTCGAGGTCGTGACGCCGGAGCCCTACATGGGCGACGTGCTCGGCGACCTGTCGTCGCGCCGCGGCAAGATCGGCGGGATGACGCAGCGCGGGGAGGCGCAGGTGATCGCGGCCAGCGTCCCGCTCTCGGAGATGTTCGGCTACTCGACGAAGCTCCGCTCGATGTCGCAGGGGCGTGCGGTGTACTCCATGGAGTTCTCGCACTACGAGGAAGTGCCGAAGTCGAAGGCCGAGGAGATCATCTCCAAGGTGAAGGGCTAACACCATCGCTCTGGGCTGCGGACGCGCGCTGCGGATCCGCAGCCCGCGTCCCGGGGCCGCAGCGCGACAGAACACTTCAGTCAGAGACTCAGTACCATGGCCAAGGCCAAATTCGAGCGCACCAAGCCGCACGTGAACGTCGGCACGATCGGCCACGTCGACCACGGCAAGACGACGACGACGGCGGCCCTCACGAAGATCTCGGCCGACAAGGGCTACGGCACGAAGTACGTGGCGTACGACGAGGTCGCGAAGGCGTCCGAGTCGCAGGGCCGTCGCGACGCGACGAAGATCCTGACGATCGCCACGTCGCACGTGGAGTACGAGACGAAGAATCGTCACTACGCCCACGTCGACTGCCCCGGTCACGCCGACTACGTGAAGAACATGATCACGGGTGCCGCGCAGATGGACGGCGCGATCCTCGTGGTCTCCGCGGTCGACGGCCCGATGCCGCAGACGCGCGAGCACATCCTGCTCGCCCGTCAGGTGAACGTGCCGCGCGTGGTGGTGTTCCTCAACAAGTGCGACCTGGTGGACGACCCCGAGCTCCTCGACCTCGTCGAGCTCGAGGTGCGTGACCTGCTCTCGAAGTACGACTA
This DNA window, taken from Gemmatirosa kalamazoonensis, encodes the following:
- the rpsG gene encoding 30S ribosomal protein S7, encoding MSRRKTAVKRPVLADARYDSQTVSKFINSLMYQGKKSTAERIFYGAMDLVEARTSQPGVNVFKQALANLKPVVEVKSRRVGGATYQVPVEVRPERRNALAMRWLISYSRDRNEKSMAEKLAGEVIAASRGEGNAVKKKEDTHRMAEANKAFAHYRW
- the fusA gene encoding elongation factor G, with amino-acid sequence MPRTTPLEHYRNIGIMAHIDAGKTTTTERILYYTGKSHKIGEVHDGAATMDWMEQEQERGITITSAATTCFWRRHGQSHEKGEGPEYRINIIDTPGHVDFTVEVERSLRVLDGAVALLDSVAGVEPQTETVWRQADRYGVPRMIFANKMDRVGANFDRCLAMIRDRLSKRAFPLQLPVGSGELFTGHIDVLERKQYIFDDATMGKTFTVVDVPADMKDAVELARHEAIEAAVEHDDELMAKYLEGEELSLDEIRRAIRKATIAMAFVPVLCGASFKNKGVQALLDAVIDYLPAPVDVPAIQGHLPHHDETFDTREVSDEAPFSALAFKIATDPFVGKLTFFRVYSGVLNSGSYVYNSTKDKRERVGRLLQMHANKREEIPEVRAGDIAAAIGLKDTRTGDTLCDDDKPIILEAMKFPAPVIDVAIEPKTKADQDKLGIALAKLAEEDPTFRVHTDAETSQTIISGMGELHLEIIVDRMMREFKVDANVGRPQVAYRETIKRKVEKVEGKFIRQSGGKGQYGHVVINMEPAEAGQGFVFEDKIVGGVVPREYIGPVEQGIKEALENGVLAGYPMVDVKVQLVFGSYHDVDSSEMAFKIAGSMAFKEAAAKASPVLLEPMMNVEVVTPEPYMGDVLGDLSSRRGKIGGMTQRGEAQVIAASVPLSEMFGYSTKLRSMSQGRAVYSMEFSHYEEVPKSKAEEIISKVKG
- the rpsL gene encoding 30S ribosomal protein S12, with amino-acid sequence MPTINQLVRRSRESLARVNKSPALKANPFKRGVCTRVYTTTPKKPNSALRKVAKVRLTNGFEVIAYIPGEGHNLQEHSIVLVRGGRVKDLPGVRYHIVRGTLDASGVNGRNRSRSKYGAKRPKPGQAAAGGKKK